From Mycolicibacterium nivoides, a single genomic window includes:
- a CDS encoding class I SAM-dependent methyltransferase — MMSQSSAEPPVAVAELVARYADEPPRRVPGYDALHQMAAVLLAENAPRVARVLVVGAGGGKELAMLADTHPGWTIDGVDPSEEMLDLAKCTVGSNLGRVHLINGVIDDVPADALYDGAVSVLTMHFLDKEERLRTISEIHRRLRPGSPLVVAHYSVPEVSRDRWMRRHVEFCVTAGLARADAENARHAVEERVPILTPDQDEAILHEAGFNDVALFYAALTFRGWVGYA; from the coding sequence ATGATGTCGCAGTCCTCCGCCGAACCTCCCGTCGCCGTCGCCGAACTCGTTGCGCGGTACGCGGACGAGCCACCACGACGAGTTCCTGGATATGACGCTCTGCATCAGATGGCGGCGGTGCTCCTGGCGGAAAACGCACCACGCGTCGCGCGAGTTTTGGTCGTCGGCGCAGGCGGTGGCAAAGAACTGGCAATGCTCGCCGACACCCACCCTGGATGGACGATAGACGGTGTCGACCCGTCAGAGGAGATGCTCGACCTAGCCAAATGCACGGTTGGCTCAAATCTTGGTCGAGTACACCTCATTAACGGTGTCATTGACGACGTCCCCGCCGATGCGCTCTACGACGGGGCGGTCAGTGTGCTGACAATGCATTTCCTCGACAAAGAAGAACGCCTGCGCACCATATCCGAGATCCACCGGCGGCTGCGTCCCGGTTCGCCTTTAGTCGTCGCGCATTACAGCGTCCCAGAAGTCAGCCGCGACCGGTGGATGCGGCGGCACGTTGAGTTTTGCGTCACCGCTGGCCTGGCTCGCGCCGATGCCGAAAACGCCCGACACGCCGTCGAGGAACGGGTGCCGATCCTCACCCCCGACCAGGACGAGGCCATCCTGCATGAGGCCGGCTTCAACGACGTAGCGCTGTTCTACGCCGCCCTCACCTTCCGCGGCTGGGTCGGTTACGCCTGA
- a CDS encoding DNA-directed RNA polymerase subunit alpha C-terminal domain-containing protein, with amino-acid sequence MGEGQELPPIPADFEQFTPRTARALVRGGYRRLGEVQSASDAELLALRNFGYLSLAEVRAV; translated from the coding sequence ATGGGTGAAGGCCAAGAGTTGCCCCCGATCCCGGCCGACTTCGAGCAGTTCACCCCCCGCACCGCACGCGCACTGGTCCGCGGGGGCTACCGCCGACTCGGCGAGGTTCAGTCGGCCAGTGACGCCGAACTCCTGGCGTTACGCAACTTCGGGTATCTCAGCCTCGCCGAAGTGCGGGCTGTGTAG
- a CDS encoding DUF6319 family protein, whose product MTVDTQAPETLTTDSDTPDTLTSPTGSTPETDAPASEAPADDKPRKAPAKKAAGKRSKTIELTLTVTGTADGEWHAELKQGTTYLARNLAVAAAAVSRAAKELHDDLATPIDEIIEEARSQQAARVAALEAELEAARKVLSDLK is encoded by the coding sequence ATGACTGTAGACACTCAGGCGCCAGAAACGTTGACCACCGACTCCGACACCCCCGACACATTGACCTCCCCGACCGGGAGCACGCCCGAGACCGACGCGCCCGCCTCCGAAGCGCCCGCCGACGACAAGCCCAGGAAAGCCCCGGCCAAAAAGGCAGCGGGCAAGCGGTCCAAGACAATCGAGCTGACCCTCACCGTGACCGGTACGGCCGACGGCGAGTGGCACGCCGAACTCAAGCAGGGCACCACCTATCTCGCCCGCAACCTCGCGGTCGCGGCCGCCGCGGTCTCCCGCGCCGCCAAGGAACTTCACGATGACCTCGCCACCCCGATCGACGAGATCATCGAGGAAGCACGCTCCCAGCAGGCCGCCAGAGTCGCCGCACTGGAAGCCGAACTCGAAGCGGCCCGCAAGGTCTTGTCCGACTTGAAGTGA
- a CDS encoding HAD family hydrolase has protein sequence MASTSSNPFAVLFDVDGTLVDSNYLHVHAWAQAFREENIDVESWRIHRSIGMDGSTLVRTLSEDASDAVQQRLKDRHSSLYTDSADLIVRLPGARELLHHLAENGVRVVLASSAPEDELAITREVLDSDDAIAAATSSKDVDTAKPDPGIVKMALERAGVSAGQAVFVGDAVWDGKAATRAGVPFIGVRCGGVADCELEKAGAQGIFDDPRDLLQHLDSSVVGARISEVVHPAK, from the coding sequence ATGGCAAGTACGTCGAGCAATCCCTTTGCGGTGCTGTTCGACGTCGACGGAACCCTCGTCGACTCGAACTACCTCCACGTGCACGCCTGGGCCCAGGCGTTCCGCGAGGAGAACATCGACGTGGAGTCCTGGCGGATACATCGCAGTATCGGCATGGACGGCAGCACCCTGGTGAGGACCCTGTCCGAGGACGCCAGTGATGCTGTGCAGCAACGGCTCAAGGACCGTCACAGCAGTCTCTACACGGACAGCGCAGATCTGATCGTGCGCCTCCCGGGCGCACGAGAACTGCTGCACCATCTCGCTGAGAACGGGGTCCGGGTGGTCCTCGCCAGTTCCGCGCCGGAAGACGAACTCGCCATCACCCGAGAGGTTCTCGACAGCGACGACGCCATCGCGGCGGCAACGTCGTCGAAGGACGTGGACACCGCCAAGCCCGACCCTGGCATCGTCAAGATGGCCCTCGAACGCGCCGGCGTATCCGCCGGTCAGGCGGTCTTCGTCGGCGACGCGGTGTGGGACGGTAAAGCCGCGACTCGCGCCGGCGTGCCGTTCATCGGCGTACGTTGCGGCGGCGTCGCCGACTGTGAACTCGAAAAGGCCGGTGCGCAGGGAATTTTCGACGATCCGCGTGACCTGCTCCAGCACCTGGACAGCTCTGTCGTCGGCGCTCGAATCAGCGAGGTTGTCCACCCGGCAAAGTGA
- the pgm gene encoding phosphoglucomutase (alpha-D-glucose-1,6-bisphosphate-dependent): MAANPRAGQPAQPEDLIDIAAVVTAYYTRRPDPDDIAQQVVFGTSGHRGSSLDTAFNEGHILATTQAIVEYRAAQGTTGPLFLGRDTHALSEPAWASALEVLAANDVVAMIDSADRYTPTPAVSHAILTFNSGRDTDLADGIVVTPSHNPPRDGGFKYNPPNGGPADTDATGWIAKRANEILRDGFKDVKRMPLSRALQTAQRHDYLDAYVSDLPNVVDLHAIRAEGIRIGADPLGGASVDYWGAIAERYNLDLTVVNPLVDATWRFMTLDTDGKIRMDCSSPNAMASLIANRDSYQIATGNDADSDRHGIVTPDSGLMNPNHYLAVAIDYLYTHRPNWPAATAVGKTAVSSSIIDRVVAGLDRKLVEVPVGFKWFVDGLIGGGIGFGGEESAGASFLRTDGSTWTTDKDGIILALLASEILAITGSTPSQRYAELAERYGSPTYARIDAPADRDQKARLAKLSPEQVSATELAGEPITAKLTSAPGNGAALGGLKVTTENAWFAARPSGTEDVYKIYAESFLGPDHLAEVQEAAKDVVNTVIG, from the coding sequence ATGGCTGCCAATCCCCGCGCCGGACAACCGGCTCAACCCGAGGATCTGATCGACATCGCCGCGGTGGTGACCGCCTACTACACCCGGCGGCCCGACCCCGATGACATTGCGCAGCAGGTGGTGTTCGGAACCTCCGGGCACCGCGGCTCCAGTCTGGATACCGCGTTCAACGAGGGCCACATTCTGGCCACCACCCAGGCCATCGTCGAGTACCGGGCGGCACAGGGCACCACGGGCCCGCTGTTCCTGGGCCGCGACACCCATGCCCTGTCGGAACCGGCCTGGGCCTCGGCACTGGAGGTGCTGGCCGCCAACGATGTTGTGGCGATGATCGATTCGGCCGATCGCTACACCCCGACGCCCGCGGTCAGCCACGCCATCCTGACCTTCAACAGCGGCCGCGACACCGACCTGGCCGACGGCATCGTCGTCACCCCGTCGCACAACCCGCCGCGCGACGGCGGCTTCAAGTACAACCCGCCCAACGGCGGCCCCGCCGACACCGATGCGACGGGGTGGATCGCCAAGCGCGCCAACGAGATCCTGCGTGACGGGTTCAAGGACGTGAAACGCATGCCGCTGTCACGGGCGTTGCAGACGGCGCAGCGTCACGACTACCTCGACGCCTACGTCTCGGATCTGCCCAATGTGGTGGACCTGCACGCGATCCGGGCCGAGGGCATCCGCATCGGTGCCGACCCGCTCGGCGGGGCCAGCGTGGACTACTGGGGCGCGATCGCCGAGCGGTACAACCTGGACCTGACCGTGGTGAACCCGCTGGTGGACGCGACGTGGCGGTTCATGACCCTGGACACCGACGGCAAGATCCGGATGGACTGCAGCTCACCGAATGCCATGGCGTCTCTCATCGCCAACCGCGACTCCTATCAGATCGCCACCGGCAACGACGCCGACTCGGACCGGCACGGCATCGTCACCCCGGACAGCGGGCTGATGAACCCCAACCACTATCTGGCCGTGGCGATCGACTACCTCTACACCCACCGGCCGAACTGGCCTGCGGCCACCGCGGTGGGCAAGACCGCGGTGAGCAGTTCGATCATCGACCGCGTGGTGGCCGGGCTGGATCGCAAGCTGGTCGAGGTACCGGTCGGCTTCAAGTGGTTCGTCGACGGACTGATCGGCGGCGGCATCGGCTTCGGCGGCGAGGAGAGCGCAGGGGCCTCGTTTCTGCGCACCGACGGGTCGACGTGGACCACCGACAAGGACGGCATCATCCTGGCGCTGCTGGCCTCGGAGATCCTGGCGATCACCGGGTCGACACCGTCGCAGCGGTATGCGGAACTGGCCGAACGCTACGGGTCGCCCACGTATGCGCGCATCGACGCGCCGGCCGACCGCGACCAGAAGGCGCGGCTGGCCAAACTGTCGCCCGAGCAGGTCAGCGCCACCGAACTGGCCGGTGAGCCCATCACCGCGAAGCTCACGTCCGCACCGGGCAACGGCGCGGCGCTGGGCGGGCTGAAGGTCACGACGGAGAACGCCTGGTTCGCCGCACGGCCGTCGGGAACCGAGGACGTCTACAAGATCTACGCCGAGTCCTTCCTCGGCCCCGACCATCTTGCGGAGGTGCAGGAGGCCGCCAAGGACGTGGTTAATACAGTCATTGGGTGA
- a CDS encoding MFS transporter, with protein sequence MSLTEDDCQSVTKSKLPGEVWVLIVANAVIALGYGVVAPVLPAYARHFGVSISAATFVITAFALMRLCFAPATGVLIQRLGERRIYVWGLLIVAVTTGACAFAQTYWQLLLFRSLGGVGSTMFFVSALGLMIRVSPEDARGRVAGMFSSAFLIGSVGGPVLGSLTAGLGLSAPFVIYGAALLVAAAVVFISLRHSSLAAPAPDEGATVTVRTALRNRAYRAALLSNFATGWSAFGLRIALVPLFIVDVLHRGPGMAGLALATFAVGNVSAVIPSGYLSDRVGRRLLLIVGLTAAGISTVMVGFTDGLTLFLVSAYIAGFSTGIFTAPQQAAVADIIGNKARGGTAVATFQMMADVGSVGGSLLVGLIAQYLSFSWAFVISGVILLIAAVGWIFAPETRGRPSAEHTPARALGPEAGGEVP encoded by the coding sequence GTGAGCCTTACGGAGGACGACTGTCAGAGCGTCACCAAGTCGAAGCTGCCTGGTGAAGTCTGGGTCCTGATCGTCGCCAACGCCGTCATCGCGCTCGGCTACGGCGTGGTGGCGCCGGTACTGCCGGCCTACGCCCGCCACTTCGGGGTCAGCATCAGCGCCGCGACCTTCGTCATAACCGCGTTCGCGCTGATGAGGCTTTGTTTCGCACCGGCCACCGGGGTGCTGATCCAGCGGCTGGGGGAGCGCCGGATCTACGTGTGGGGCCTGCTGATCGTCGCCGTAACCACCGGGGCCTGCGCGTTCGCGCAGACGTACTGGCAGCTGCTGCTGTTCCGGTCGCTGGGCGGTGTCGGCTCGACGATGTTCTTCGTCTCGGCGCTGGGGCTGATGATCCGCGTCAGCCCGGAGGACGCCCGCGGCCGCGTGGCCGGCATGTTCTCCTCGGCATTCCTGATCGGCTCGGTCGGCGGACCGGTACTCGGCAGCCTCACCGCGGGGCTCGGCCTGAGCGCCCCGTTCGTGATCTACGGCGCCGCGCTGTTGGTGGCGGCCGCCGTGGTGTTCATCAGCCTGCGGCACTCGTCGCTGGCCGCGCCCGCGCCGGACGAAGGTGCCACGGTGACCGTCCGCACGGCGCTGCGCAACCGCGCTTACCGGGCGGCGCTGTTGTCGAACTTCGCCACCGGGTGGTCGGCCTTCGGGCTCCGAATTGCCTTGGTGCCGTTGTTCATCGTGGACGTGCTCCATCGCGGCCCCGGGATGGCAGGGCTGGCGCTGGCCACCTTCGCGGTCGGCAACGTGTCCGCGGTGATCCCCAGCGGTTACCTCTCCGACCGGGTGGGGCGGCGCCTGCTGCTGATCGTCGGGCTCACCGCGGCCGGGATCTCGACCGTGATGGTCGGGTTCACCGACGGGCTGACGCTGTTTCTCGTGAGCGCCTACATCGCGGGCTTCTCGACCGGGATCTTCACCGCGCCCCAGCAGGCCGCGGTGGCCGACATCATCGGCAACAAGGCCCGTGGCGGCACCGCGGTCGCGACGTTCCAGATGATGGCCGACGTTGGTTCGGTCGGCGGCTCGCTTCTGGTCGGGCTGATCGCGCAGTACCTGTCGTTCTCGTGGGCCTTCGTGATCAGTGGGGTGATCCTGCTGATCGCCGCCGTCGGCTGGATCTTCGCTCCGGAGACCCGCGGACGGCCCTCCGCAGAGCACACTCCGGCCCGCGCGCTCGGTCCGGAGGCCGGTGGAGAGGTCCCCTGA
- a CDS encoding DUF732 domain-containing protein, which translates to MKSQAVSRRMTLSIVIAASFASFAIGASGNAQADEQSYLGALGPQLLPSTSLLALGRTICDKLHYDGATPENVLMSFELIGWANPQMVDAAQHELCPDTLAPAP; encoded by the coding sequence GTGAAAAGCCAAGCGGTCAGTCGCCGGATGACGCTATCGATCGTCATAGCAGCAAGTTTCGCGTCGTTCGCGATTGGAGCATCAGGAAATGCTCAAGCTGATGAGCAGAGTTATCTCGGGGCGCTCGGGCCCCAACTCTTGCCGTCGACGTCGTTGCTGGCGCTCGGTCGCACCATCTGCGACAAGCTGCACTACGACGGTGCGACCCCGGAAAATGTCCTGATGTCCTTTGAATTGATCGGTTGGGCAAATCCTCAAATGGTGGACGCCGCCCAACATGAGCTGTGTCCGGACACGCTCGCACCCGCGCCATGA